The Flammeovirga yaeyamensis genome segment TGGAGATGATCCGTGAGTTGGGTTATTGTTCTGGTATTGAAAACTACTCAAGATTTTTTGATAGAAGACGTCCAGGTCAACGCCCCTTCTGTCTCCTTGATTATTTCCCAGACGATTTCTTAATGGTAATCGACGAAAGTCATGTTACTCTACCTCAAATTCGAGCAATGTGGGGAGGTGACCGTTCTAGAAAAATTTCGTTGGTAGATAATGGATTCCGTTTACCTTCAGCTTTAGACAACCGACCACTTACTTTTAATGAATTTGAAAGTATCGTAAGTCAGAGTATTTATGTAAGTGCTACTCCTGGCGATTACGAATTACTAAAAACAGAAGGAGCAATTACCGAACAAGTCATTCGCCCAACTGGACTTTTAGATCCAGAAATTGATGTTCGCCCAACACTAAATCAAATTGATGATTTATTAGAGGAAGTCACAGCTACCATCGAAAAGGGGGATAGAATTTTAATTACCACGCTGACCAAGAGAATGGCGGAAGAATTATCCCGATACCTAGATGATATCGGGGTAAAATCGACTTATCTCCACTCGGAAATTAAACCTTTAGATAGAGTAGAAATTCTAAGACAACTTCGTTTGGGTATCGTCGATGTACTTGTTGGTGTAAATCTCTTGAGAGAGGGATTGGATTTACCAGAAGTTTCTTTGGTGGCTATTATGGATGCAGACAAAGAAGGTTTCTTAAGAAATGAACGCTCTTTGATACAAACGATCGGTCGTGCTGCCCGTAACTCGGAAGGTAGAGTAATTATGTACGCAGATAAAATGACTAAATCGATGGAAAAAGCGATTAGTGAAACCAAAAGGCGTCGTAAACTGCAGCATGAATATAATGTAGAACATGGTATCACTCCTACAACTGTAAGAAAATCACATGATGCTATTTTAGAACAAACTCAAGTTGCTGATAGAAAAACAATCACTAAAGAATACCAAACTGAGGAAGAAAGCCAAGCAAAAGCAGCGGAAGAGGCATCAACTTATCAGGAAAACAGTAAGTCTGCTAATATAAAAGAACAACTTGCTCAAGTGAAGAAAGATATGGAGAAAGCAGCAAGTAATCTTGATTTTGTAGAAGCAGCGAGGTTAAGAGATATAATGTTTGAACTTGAAAGAGTAAAGAATAGTAAGGTTTAAGCAGGTAGTAGGTAGTAATTTACTTTGATATATGGAATCCCATTGGAATGTATTTTCTGATGGGATTTTTTTATAGTTAGGAATTAGGAACGAGGAGTTAGGAGTTTTTTGATTATTACTTTTCGATAAATCATATAAACTGAAGATGCTTATGCATTTATTAAAACCCTGTAAAATATAAAAAGAGGTTATCTATTGCTAGATAACCTCTTAATATATGTGCTCAACTAATGTTGAGAATCAATTACTCAACGATTGTAGTAACTTGACCTGCACCTACTGTACGTCCACCTTCACGGATCGCGAAACGAAGACCTTCCTCCATTGCGATTTCCTTTTGAAGATCAACTGTGATAGTTACGTTATCACCAGGCATTACCATCTCAACACCGTCAGGTAGAGCGATAGTACCAGTTACGTCAGTTGTACGGAAGTAGAACTGAGGGTTGTAACCTTTGAAGAATGGAGTGTGACGACCACCTTCTTCTTTTGAAAGAACGTAGATCTCAGCAGTAAACTTCTTGTGAGGAGTTACAGAACCTGGCTTACAGATTACCATACCACGCTTGATGTCAGCTTTGTCGATACCTCTAAGAAGGATACCTACGTTGTCACCAGCTTCACCTCTATCCAAGATCTTACGGAACATCTCAACACCAGTAATAGTTGATGTTAATTTGTCACCAAGACCCATGATTTCAACTGCGTCACCTGTGTTAGCAACACCTTTCTCAATACGACCTGTAGCTACTGTACCACGACCTGTGATCGAGAATACGTCCTCTACTGGCATTAAGAAATCCTTGTCTACGTCACGCTCTGGTAGAGGAATTTCAGTATCAACAGCTTCCATTAATTCTTCAACTGTTTTTACCCACTTATCTTCACCGTTCAATGCACCTAATGCAGAACCACGAACGATAACAGCGTCCTCATAACCTTTAGACTCAAGTTCTTCAGCTACTTCCATTTCAACTAGCTCAAGCATCTCTTCGTCGTCTACCATATCCGCTTTGTTCAAGAACACAACGATTTTAGGTACACCAACCTGACGAGCTAATAGGATGTGCTCTTTAGTTTGAGGCATAGCACCATCTGTAGCAGCAACTACAAGGATAGCACCGTCCATTTGTGCAGCACCAGTTACCATGTTTTTCACGTAATCGGCGTGACCTGGACAGTCAACGTGTGCGTAGTGACGGTTCTCAGTTTGGTATTCAACGTGTGAAGTGTTGATCGTGATACCACGTTCTTTTTCTTCTGGAGCGTTGTCAATTTGTGAGAAATCTCTTTGTTCAGCAAGACCTTTGTTTGCTAAAACTGATGAAATTGCCGCAGTTAAAGTAGTTTTACCGTGGTCAACGTGACCGATTGTACCAATGTTCAAATGGGGTTTCGAACGGTCAAATGTTTCCTTAGCCATCTTTTCTAAAAAGAATTATATACAATTAATAGATTTCAATCTTCAGATTTTGAAAGCAAAATCGAGCTGCCGAGGAGATTTGAACTCCCGACCTCTTCCTTACCAAGGAAGTACTCTACCCCTGAGCTACGGCAGCTTATGCGAATACCGCAATCTAGCTAGGCAGATTTACCGATTTTCCTTAAAAGGTATAATTAGAGATCTGAAGAAAACTAACTATACTTTTCTCAACAAACGCCATTATCCGAAGACAACTTTGTCTGTTAATAGTGGGAGGGGCAGGATTCGAACCTGCGAAGCCGAAGCAACGGATTTACAGTCCGTCCCATTTGACCGCTCTGGAACCTTCCCAAGGCAAGATTTTGAGTACCAAAAAATGGTTCTCGTATCTATTCGAGATGCAAAGGTAAATTGATTTTCAAAAACTTCAAACATCTAACTAAAAAATAGATAGATTTATATACGTTAAAATAGGTTTTTATTGGATAAGTGATAATTACAGTGCAATTAAAACGACTTACAAACCATTAAAAATCAACAAGTTGCAATATATATTTTTCTATTTTAAATCTTTGTTAAGAGTATGCAAACAAACCTTTCTAAATCAAAAATTTATTCAAGTTTTTTCATTTTAGGCTTTAATTTGGGTTTATATTGTATTTAAAGTCGGAATTTATGGTATTTATTTCGTTCTCAGTAACAAACCTTCTCTTAGAGATGCTGAAGATATAAATAATTTTCCTAAAGACAATTTATCTAGGACACATTTTAGTAAACAAGAAGCCGGAACGACCATATCTACCCTCTGAGGAATAAGTCCTTTTATCTTAAAACGTTCTTCTCTATTCCATCCCACAAACTTCTCATACATTTCATCATAATCGGAATTATCTACCACTTGTACATCCTTTGCTGACACATTATTATAAGCTCCATAAACTTCTTGAATCGTATGGAAAGTACCTGCTGCTCCTATAATTTTCTTTGGTTGATATTTTCCGACGGCATCCCAAAGCGACATCAACCTGTTCTCTACATAATCAAATAATGCTTCTTTATCTGATGATGCAATAGGATCTATCTTGCAAAAGGAATCAAATAATCGTTGTGCTCCCACTTCAAAACTTTCTTTCCAAAGCACTTTTTCGCTATCACAAATAATAAATTCTGTACTTCCACCACCTATATCCATAATAATAGCTGTGTCTTCTATTGATATGTCAGACCGTACACCATAATAAATCACTTCTGCCTCTTCATCTCCTTGAATGATATTTACATCAAAATTAAACTTTGATTTAATCGCTTCACGAAATTCTACTCCATTCTTAGCTACTCTTACTGCACTTGTAGCGGCTACTTCAATAGACACCACATCATATTCACTTATTATTTGATGAAACTTTCCGAGTGCATCAAACGCTCTTTGCTGTGCCTTCTCTGTAATATAACCATCGGAGATTCCTCCCTTTCCTAATCGAACAAAAATATCTTCAGTATATAATTTCTTTATCTTATCATGACCTTCCACTTCTCCTATTAATAACTGAAAAGTGTTGGTCCCCATATCAATTGATGCTTTTCTTTGTGTCATTTCTGATAGATTTAAATGAACTACCTTATATTTGCCCCAAATTAGAAGATCAAATCAATGAAAGAAAAACTTTTTATCTTTTTAAAAGGATTAGCTATGGGTGCGGCTGATGTAGTACCCGGTGTTTCTGGAGGAACAGTTGCATTTATTACGGGTATTTATGAGCGATTATTGAATGCAATCAATTCTATCGACCTTGAAGCATTAAAACTATTATCGAAATTTAAAATCAAGGAACTTTGGGAAAAACTAGACCTTAATTTCTTACTTCCATTATTTGTAGGTATTGGCACAGCGGTATTCTCACTAGCTAAATTGATGAAATATCTTTTAGTTCATGAACCTATCGGGCTTTGGTCTTTCTTCTTTGGATTAATCATCGCTTCTACTTTGCTTGTGGGAAAACAAGTGAAGAAATGGAATGTAGCCACGATCATAGCCATTATTATAGGTGCAGTTCTTTCGTATTGGATCACCATCGCCACACCTAGTCAGGCTCCTGAAGGAATGATTTATATCTTCTTCGCCGGTATGATTGCTATTTGTGCCATGATACTTCCAGGTATTTCTGGTTCATTCATGTTACTATTAATGGGACAATATGATCAGATTATCTCTGCGATTACAGACTTAAATATTAAAGTAATTGCGGTATTTGGAGCGGGTGCTGCTATTGGTATCACTAGTTTCTCTAGAATATTATCATTCCTATTAAAGAAGTATCACGATTTCACTATTGCTCTTTTATCGGGAGTAATGATTGGTTCTTTAAATAAGGTATGGCCTTGGAAACAGATCTTGAAGACTTATGTAGACCGTCACGGAGAAACGAAACCTTTAATTGAGAAGTCTATTCTTCCTCAACACTTCGAAGGTGATAATCAGTTGATCTTAGCAATTGTGTTGGCTATTGTTGGTTTTGTGTTAGTATATGGAATTGAGAAGTTTGCTTCTAAAGATACTGAAGTAGCATAAATATCAACAACCTTGTAAAGTCCTGAAATAACGATACAGGTTTTTACTAAATTTATTTTAAATATAAGACTCAATAATTTAAAAGTTATTGGGTCTTTTTTTCGCCTAACATATTTCCACCATTAAAGGTTTCTAAAATTTGTTATGTTGCTTTTACCTTTACCTTTTGGTAAGTTCTTCTTCTTTTTCCTCTTGTTTTATGCATTTGAATTGGTGTTTTCATATAGCATGACATATGAGGTCGCACTAAGTTATAAGTTTTTATACATTCTTTTAAGTATGCTTCAAAGACTATTTCATAATTAACATATTTACTCAGATTAAAATCATGCTTTATGGTTCTGTTGATGCGTTCTGCAATAGCATTTTTATATGGATCATAAGTCTCAGTCATACTCGTTATAATTTTTGCTTTTCTAAGCAATTTCTGATAAGCTTTGCTGCAATACTGTACACCTCTATCTGAGTGATGAATTAACTTTTCCCCCTTATACTCACGTTGTTTTATTGCCATTTTTAATGCCCTAATTGCACCTTGCTTATCTAACGACCTAGATAAGTCATATCCCATAATTTTTTTAGAATAAGCATCCGTAATTAAAGCTAAATACCAAGGGTTATCTCTTGTGCCAACATATGTAATATCAGCTACCATGACTTGTTCAGGCCTAGTAATTTCTAAGCCATCAACCAAATCTGGATAAGTTTTGAATCTATGATCTGAGTCTGTTGTTACATGATATGCTCTCTTAGGTTTTATATCTAAGTGATTGGCTTTCAAAATCTGCAGCAATTTATCTCGTCCTACACCCAGAGATTTCAAATCAGAGTACAGTAGAGTGTACAACATTCTATGACCACTGTTGGGTAACTTTATTCTAACGTTTTCTACGAGTGATACTACTTGCTCAGAAATTTTCAGATCTTTTTCTTTTCGCTTAATAGAGCGGTAATACACTTGACGGTCTTTCCCAAGTAATTGACTTGAATATTCTACACCTTTAGAATACTCACCTCTGAAATGGTCTACTACTTGGGTGAAGAGTTTTTTCTTATATCAATTTTATATTCCTTTTCAGCCAAATCAATCATCATATCGAAAATAATTGATTTATGGTCAGCTTTTTCTGCTTCAGCCTCTAATCGTTTGATTTTCTTTTTTGCTGTTTCCAACTCAAGTTTAAGCTCTAATAACTCTTGTTCAGGTGTTTTTTTCTTCATGGCACTTACTTTATGGTTCCAGTCAAAGTTACCATATTTTTGTAACCAAATCTTTACAGTTTGATTCCCTTGAATACCATATTTACGTTGAGCTGCTTTAAGACCTAGTTGACCGTTTTCAACTTCCGAGACAATTTGAAGCTTTAAGGACATTGGATAATCCTTTTGGGTACGTTTAATGAACTGATTTTTATTTTCTTCCATGATAACGATTGTTTTAGTGTATCGTTATTTTAGGACTGTACACCTTATATAAATGAAAAGGATACCCCACAACAAGGTATCCTTTTTATATGTCGCAATTTTAAAAGAGTTTCTGATATTTATTTCAGACTACAAGTTCATTTTGAAAATTCACTGCTTTTAAACGATCCACTACTACATCTTTAATTAATGGCAAGACTTCTTTCATTATAAATGGAGGATAAGCATTCATTCCTGCTTCATTCATTCGCTTCATGGCTTCTTGCATATAAGTAGTGTGCACTATGGTTCCGATATTAATCTTACTCATACCCATAGTGATTGATTTTTGGATATCTAAATCAGGAATACCGGTACCGCCGTGTAATACTAAAGGAGCAGGAATAGCTTCTGCTATCTCACCTAATCGACCAAAGTGGATTTTAGGTTCTTGAGGAGTAAAACCATGAGCAGTACCAATACCTACTGCCACAATATCAGGTTGCGCTTCTTCGTACAATTGTTTTACATCAGAAACTGAGGCTAAGAAATCATCATCTGATTTCACTTCAACACCACGACCTAGGATTTTACCAATTTCAGCTTCAACCACTACATTAGCAGACTTTGCATAAGCGACTACTTGTTTCGTCATCTTAATATTTTCCTCCAATGCTTGTTGAGATCCATCAATCATTACAGAATCGTAACCGGAGTCGATAGCCGCTTTACATTGATCAACCGAAACACTATGATCCAAATGTAAATACACTTTGTTTTTGGCATTCAAACGTACTCCTTCCACCATTTTTGTAAACACTTGTGGTGTAATCAAATCGGCAACTGGAGGATAAGTCATGACCATTACATGCGTATCCATTTCGTTGGCTGCTTCAACGACTGCCTGTAAATCATAATTATCATTTACATTGAAAGACGCCAAACACCTTTCTGTTTTTCTATATGCTTTGAAGAGATCGAGCAATGACGCGAAATCCTCTGAAAAATTCTTTTCCATAATTATAAGATGATGTGCGGGGCAACATCAAGTAGCTGCCCCATTATTTAAATGTCTATTTGATTATAAACTATGACCGTATAGATGATCTAAGCTTTTTGGAATATCAATTTGATTCACCCCCAACCAGTGGTTCAACGTATCCAAATCTTTTAAGAAATGTCCTCTACCAATAATCCAGTGATGATCACATCCATTATTCAATACAGCCGAAAGCACATCTTTTGATTCGTGAATTTCTGGACGAACTTCAGCATAACTTCCTCTAAAAGCCATTTCTGATGGTAAGATTTCACCTTCGAAGTTAAATACTCTAGCTCCATCAGGGTATTGGTATTTAGCAATAGTTACTGGTCCCGTTTTTTGCATAAACTCAAGTAACATTCCCATGCTGCTTTCAACACTGAAATTCTCTAGGATACTATGGTTTCTCACTTCAAACCCTGTTGGTTCATTAATTAATTTTGTTGGAGCTCCGCCACAGTGCCAGAAACCGATTCTGTTATTACCTTGATCAATTAATGACAAATCAACTAATGTTGGAAGACCTTCTGTTAAAGTCACCTGATTCATCACAACCATTGTAAGCAATGCACCCATATCCGATTCATCAGCTACAGGAATACCAATATCCTGGATTAAGGCACCTGCTCCATCACCAGCGATTCCATAATGATCGAACAACTCTGGCCAGTTCTTTAAACCAATACCAATATAATTTTGCTGTCTAGAGTAATCTGCAACCGCCAACGACAAACGAAGTGATTTATTAATTTGTTCAGGGGTAACATTATTGAATTTACAAGCCGGATGATACAATAGCTTTTCTCTGATTTCATCTATATCAGACTCTTTAAACTTCTGACCGTGCTTCCAGATCGTTTCGAAGTCTACACGATCTACTATCAAACCGTAACGTTCTAAAAGAGCAATCTCGTTTAATTCACAATCGTAAAAACCAGGTACTCTAAATCCACCGACCATACCGATCATACGTTGGTTCATCGATGCTTTAGCATATACTGCTTTTGCGAACGGCATAATTAGTTCTTTAAGATTCTCTGATTTTGGGTTTTCGAACAACCAAGAATATTTCACCTTACTTGAGCTTAAAATATTCAGCAAGAAATTCTGTCCGCAAAGACGGTTATTCACTAATCGCCCTCCTGTTGCCTCATCATGCGACCAACTTAAAACAGGAACTAGATGTTGCACCAACCAACGAGCCAATGTAGCTGCTAAGTCGCCTGCTATATAAGAACCTTGATACACTACAATTGCATCAACTCCTTCTTTTTCTTGACTTTGAAGCCAAGCCAAAATATCTTCTTTTGTTTGAATAGGTTCTGATGTGCATGTCAATTGAAAATACTCATTAGGTAAAGCCAATTGAAGGTTTTCTTGAGCTACTCTGTAATTTTTTTTAATAGAAGCCCAATCAAAATGTTCCTCAAGGCCAATACCTACCAAACCGACCTTTGCTACTTTTTTAGGTGCCGCAGGTTGGATAAGCTTTTCAAATAAGTCACTTACGATTCCTTGTTCAATTGGGTTTGCTGCTACTGCTTCCATAATGATTGTTGTTTATTCAAAGAGTTAATAATTTATTTTTGATTGAATGAAGTCTGCTTTATACAGTTTCTTCTAAAGAAGGAAGGTTTTCTTCCATATATGATCTACTTGGGAAAGATGTTCTACCTCCAAATACCTTTGCCACTTGAGAAGCAAAGAAACTTCCGTAGTTCATTCTATCTCTTAATGATTTTCCTTGCAATACTGCCGAGGCATATGCGGCATGAAATGCGTCTCCACACCCTGTGGTATCTACTACTTCTACTTTATAGGAAGGTTGATGAACAATTATGCCTTTATTATATGCATATGAGCCATTCACTCCATCTGTCACAACCACTTGCCCCTCTGTTATTGAAGCAATTGTTCTGACACAGTCTTCTATATTATCTTTTTTGGATAGTTTTTGAGCACATGTCAAAGGAAGTATAGCATGTGTGGCTAGTCCGACCATTTCTTTCATCAAGGACTCTTCAGCTGCCTCCATGTCTAATACCGTAGTGATCCCTTTTTCTTTTCCCAACCTTAATAGATGTAGGTTAATCTCTGTATCATACCCATCCACCAAAATCAATTTTGTTTGCTCTAACCATTCTTCTTTAAAGTCTGAAGGTTGAAATGATGAATAATTACTCATAGAATAAAGCACTGTTCTTTCTCCTGTATCATCAATTTGAACTATAGCTATTGCAGGTGTTGCACCTTCTTTCTCTATAAATAATTGATGATTCACCCCATGTCTTTTTAGTTCGGCTCGGGCTATTTGACTTAAAGTATTATCACCGAAATACCCTAAGAAACTTATATCATGTCCTAAAGCGGCAATACCACTAGCTGCATTTCCTGCAGGTGCCCCGCCTTGTACAATTATCTTTTCACATTCAGTTTTTTCGCCATAAGGAATCTCATTCGGTACGGCAACAAGTAAATCGACTACATTGAGTCCGCTACATATCACTTCCATACTATTTTGCTTTAGTTTAACACAAAATTATGGTGTGATATTTACGTTTAATAAATTCAATATTTTACG includes the following:
- a CDS encoding Ppx/GppA phosphatase family protein — translated: MTQRKASIDMGTNTFQLLIGEVEGHDKIKKLYTEDIFVRLGKGGISDGYITEKAQQRAFDALGKFHQIISEYDVVSIEVAATSAVRVAKNGVEFREAIKSKFNFDVNIIQGDEEAEVIYYGVRSDISIEDTAIIMDIGGGSTEFIICDSEKVLWKESFEVGAQRLFDSFCKIDPIASSDKEALFDYVENRLMSLWDAVGKYQPKKIIGAAGTFHTIQEVYGAYNNVSAKDVQVVDNSDYDEMYEKFVGWNREERFKIKGLIPQRVDMVVPASCLLKCVLDKLSLGKLFISSASLREGLLLRTK
- a CDS encoding DUF368 domain-containing protein; translation: MKEKLFIFLKGLAMGAADVVPGVSGGTVAFITGIYERLLNAINSIDLEALKLLSKFKIKELWEKLDLNFLLPLFVGIGTAVFSLAKLMKYLLVHEPIGLWSFFFGLIIASTLLVGKQVKKWNVATIIAIIIGAVLSYWITIATPSQAPEGMIYIFFAGMIAICAMILPGISGSFMLLLMGQYDQIISAITDLNIKVIAVFGAGAAIGITSFSRILSFLLKKYHDFTIALLSGVMIGSLNKVWPWKQILKTYVDRHGETKPLIEKSILPQHFEGDNQLILAIVLAIVGFVLVYGIEKFASKDTEVA
- the tuf gene encoding elongation factor Tu, with protein sequence MAKETFDRSKPHLNIGTIGHVDHGKTTLTAAISSVLANKGLAEQRDFSQIDNAPEEKERGITINTSHVEYQTENRHYAHVDCPGHADYVKNMVTGAAQMDGAILVVAATDGAMPQTKEHILLARQVGVPKIVVFLNKADMVDDEEMLELVEMEVAEELESKGYEDAVIVRGSALGALNGEDKWVKTVEELMEAVDTEIPLPERDVDKDFLMPVEDVFSITGRGTVATGRIEKGVANTGDAVEIMGLGDKLTSTITGVEMFRKILDRGEAGDNVGILLRGIDKADIKRGMVICKPGSVTPHKKFTAEIYVLSKEEGGRHTPFFKGYNPQFYFRTTDVTGTIALPDGVEMVMPGDNVTITVDLQKEIAMEEGLRFAIREGGRTVGAGQVTTIVE
- a CDS encoding class II fructose-bisphosphate aldolase produces the protein MEKNFSEDFASLLDLFKAYRKTERCLASFNVNDNYDLQAVVEAANEMDTHVMVMTYPPVADLITPQVFTKMVEGVRLNAKNKVYLHLDHSVSVDQCKAAIDSGYDSVMIDGSQQALEENIKMTKQVVAYAKSANVVVEAEIGKILGRGVEVKSDDDFLASVSDVKQLYEEAQPDIVAVGIGTAHGFTPQEPKIHFGRLGEIAEAIPAPLVLHGGTGIPDLDIQKSITMGMSKINIGTIVHTTYMQEAMKRMNEAGMNAYPPFIMKEVLPLIKDVVVDRLKAVNFQNELVV
- a CDS encoding carbohydrate kinase family protein encodes the protein MEVICSGLNVVDLLVAVPNEIPYGEKTECEKIIVQGGAPAGNAASGIAALGHDISFLGYFGDNTLSQIARAELKRHGVNHQLFIEKEGATPAIAIVQIDDTGERTVLYSMSNYSSFQPSDFKEEWLEQTKLILVDGYDTEINLHLLRLGKEKGITTVLDMEAAEESLMKEMVGLATHAILPLTCAQKLSKKDNIEDCVRTIASITEGQVVVTDGVNGSYAYNKGIIVHQPSYKVEVVDTTGCGDAFHAAYASAVLQGKSLRDRMNYGSFFASQVAKVFGGRTSFPSRSYMEENLPSLEETV
- the uvrB gene encoding excinuclease ABC subunit UvrB; the protein is MDFKLIADFKPMGDQPAAIKQLAEGVESGEESQILLGVTGSGKTFSIANVIKETGRPTLILSHNKTLAAQLYGEFKQFFPENAVEYFISYYDYYQPEAYIQTTDTFIEKDLMINEEIEKLRLACTSALLSGRRDVIVIASVSCIYGIGNPEEFGKNVLKLRTGIEYPRQKLLRDFVDILYSRNEMEFNRGNFRVKGDTVDIYPAYADFAYRIIYWDDEIEEIQRIDPITGKMQSREDGITIFPANLFVTSKDTVNDSIVQIQDEMIEQIRYFEKDQRVLESKRIKERTEFDLEMIRELGYCSGIENYSRFFDRRRPGQRPFCLLDYFPDDFLMVIDESHVTLPQIRAMWGGDRSRKISLVDNGFRLPSALDNRPLTFNEFESIVSQSIYVSATPGDYELLKTEGAITEQVIRPTGLLDPEIDVRPTLNQIDDLLEEVTATIEKGDRILITTLTKRMAEELSRYLDDIGVKSTYLHSEIKPLDRVEILRQLRLGIVDVLVGVNLLREGLDLPEVSLVAIMDADKEGFLRNERSLIQTIGRAARNSEGRVIMYADKMTKSMEKAISETKRRRKLQHEYNVEHGITPTTVRKSHDAILEQTQVADRKTITKEYQTEEESQAKAAEEASTYQENSKSANIKEQLAQVKKDMEKAASNLDFVEAARLRDIMFELERVKNSKV
- a CDS encoding transposase, which encodes MEENKNQFIKRTQKDYPMSLKLQIVSEVENGQLGLKAAQRKYGIQGNQTVKIWLQKYGNFDWNHKVSAMKKKTPEQELLELKLELETAKKKIKRLEAEAEKADHKSIIFDMMIDLAEKEYKIDIRKNSSPK
- a CDS encoding L-fucose/L-arabinose isomerase family protein; its protein translation is MEAVAANPIEQGIVSDLFEKLIQPAAPKKVAKVGLVGIGLEEHFDWASIKKNYRVAQENLQLALPNEYFQLTCTSEPIQTKEDILAWLQSQEKEGVDAIVVYQGSYIAGDLAATLARWLVQHLVPVLSWSHDEATGGRLVNNRLCGQNFLLNILSSSKVKYSWLFENPKSENLKELIMPFAKAVYAKASMNQRMIGMVGGFRVPGFYDCELNEIALLERYGLIVDRVDFETIWKHGQKFKESDIDEIREKLLYHPACKFNNVTPEQINKSLRLSLAVADYSRQQNYIGIGLKNWPELFDHYGIAGDGAGALIQDIGIPVADESDMGALLTMVVMNQVTLTEGLPTLVDLSLIDQGNNRIGFWHCGGAPTKLINEPTGFEVRNHSILENFSVESSMGMLLEFMQKTGPVTIAKYQYPDGARVFNFEGEILPSEMAFRGSYAEVRPEIHESKDVLSAVLNNGCDHHWIIGRGHFLKDLDTLNHWLGVNQIDIPKSLDHLYGHSL